The sequence GCGCTGCTCGACGAGAACAAGTACACGTTCATCGTCGCGCCCGGCTCCAACAAGACCCAGATCAAGCAGGCCGTGGAAGCGGTCTTCTCGGTCAAGGTCACCGGGGTCAACACGATCAACCGGCAGGGTAAGCGCAAGCGCACCAAGACCGGTTTCGGCAAGCGGGCTGACACCAAGCGCGCCATCGTGACCCTCGCTGAGGGCGACCGTATCGACATCTTCGGCGGCCCGACCTCTTAAGTGAGGTCGAGTCGTCCGGAATCGGACGAGGACTGAGAAATGGGTATCCGCAAGTACAAGCCGACGACCCCGGGCCGTCGTGGCTCCAGCGTCGCCGACTTTGTCGAGATCACGCGGTCCACGCCGGAGAAGTCGCTGGTCCGCCCCCTGCACAGCAAGGGCGGCCGTAACAACGCCGGTCGTGTGACCGTTCGCCACCAGGGCGGTGGCCACAAGCGCGCCTACCGCGTGATCGACTTCCGTCGTCACGACAAGGACGGCGTGCCGGC comes from Streptomyces sp. Mut1 and encodes:
- the rplW gene encoding 50S ribosomal protein L23, whose amino-acid sequence is MSEATVTSKTYSDPRDVLVKPVVSEKSYALLDENKYTFIVAPGSNKTQIKQAVEAVFSVKVTGVNTINRQGKRKRTKTGFGKRADTKRAIVTLAEGDRIDIFGGPTS